The genomic interval CAGAGCCGCGCGCACGACACCTCGCTGTTCGTGAACTTCGGCGGCAGCTTCTAAACCCGGTCTTGCGGTTGCCCCTCGTGCCCGGCCATGCGCCGGGCACGACATGGACAGCACAGGGCAGCGGCAGCGAAAACGCCGCACTGTAGGGAGGGGCTTCAGCCCCGACGCCTTACCGATAAGGCGTCGGGGCTGAAGCCCCTCCCACAAAAAATCCCATCTGAAGTACCGATATCGCGATCGGGTGGGCGCCGGCGCACCATCGCCGCAGCGCCATCACCGCCGCTGGTTCACACCGATTTCTTGCGCAACCGCCGGCCCACCGCATAAACTGCGCCGGCGACGCGGGCGTAGCTCAATGGTAGAGCTGTAGCTTCCCAAGCTACTGACGAGGGTTCGATTCCCTTCGCCCGCTCCAGATGATCGGCAAAGCCCGCAAGTGGCTTGGCAATTCTTGTTCGGTCCCAGTTTTGTGTGCGCCTAGCAATTTTTCATGGCTAAGAGTCATGGGCGATCGGCATTCTTGCGTTCAGATCCTGACGCTCAGCGCCGTCAGCGTTTCAGTCGTCATGGTGCCGGTGGCGGATAAGCCATGATCGCGCTGGAAGGCGCGTATGGCTGTCTGAGTTTGTGGATTCATCACGCCATCGATAGCGCCAGGATCATAGCTGCGCGCAAAAAGCGCAGCTTGTACTCGCATGATGAGCAGCTTGAGTTCGTTTTCGTTCCGACGTGGTACTTGCGTTTGCGTGGACGACAACGGTCGCGCAGAGGTCGAGGATGGATGGTAGGGCTCGGCTGCATTGCCCGCTGGTGCGGTTGGTGTTCCGGTTGATTGAAGGGATTGTGTTGTAGGCGTGCCGTAAGTTGACGGCGCTGTGTAAGTAGGTGAGGGCGAGTAAGATCGATAGGAGCTTCCCGAACCCGAGGAATGGGAGCTGTGAGAGCTATGCGAACTGTGCGAGCGATGCCCCGCGTAGAGGTTGTAGCGCCCCTCATTTAAGGGCGAGCGCAATACCGCTGCATACTTCCCATCCATCTCCGCTAAATCATGGAGTCCGGCCGGCGTCTGCGGTGGCTCGGTACTGAAGGCGCCAAGCGTCGAGCTTGCGAGGATCAGTGCGTTGGACATGCGGTCTCCTTTTTGATGGCGCCGATGGCGCGGCTCGTCCATTGGGGCGTCACCCAAGAGAAAAAGCCGCCACATTGGGTCTTGGCCGCGCAGCCGGAGCAGTCGTCCAGGTAGTCGTTCTTCCAACTGGAGATGCTTTGCTTGGCATAAGGCCAAAGCGCCTGCGGGATGGCGCAAAGAGGTAGGTTGTAAAGCGATACCGCCATTCCTGCGCGACGAAAGGCGCTGGTCGAGGCGGTTAGCTGCTCGGCGTAATCTGCCGGGTCCGCCCACAGTGATGCGTAGTGCGCTTTTGCGAACCCGATCGGCTCGATGCCCATCAAGGCCACATGTTCGGCAAACGGCAGGTTGCGTAGGATGAAGCGGGTGATTTCTTGTAGCCGCTCGAACGCGGGGCGTACCAGGACGACTCGGATTTCGATCCGCTGCTGCGCAGCATCGAGCGCATAGAGCCCGCGGATGGTCTGTGCGAACGCGCCTTCGCTTTGGACCACATAGTCATGCAGAGCGTAGTGGTCGCCATATAGCGGGATGCCCCAGCTGAGTCTGGGCGTGAGGCCCTTGAACATGCTGGCAAGCGCCTGCTCGCTAAGCAAACGGCCATTGGACAGCACATGAAGCTGCGTATCGGGCAAGGATTCTGCGCATTTGGCGACCACGCGGCGAAGGCCATCGCCAAGTAGCGTCGGTTCGCCACCACTGATCGCCAGCGATGGTTCGGATCGATCAATCAGCTCAACCAACTCGCACAATTGTTCGACTCGCCAGTCATCTTGGATTTGCCTTGGCGGCTGCGAGCACATCAGGCATAAGCTATTGCAGCGTTCGGTCGCAAACAGCACGTTGCCCTTGTCGCCACGGCGATACCGGATCGCGATCTTCTGTTTGATGCGGTCAAGCTCGATGACGTCGCCTGCGCGCACAATACCGGGGTCTCCACTCACGCTGATCGACGGGCGGCCTGGCACCAGCGACTGGTGTTCTCCGCTCAAGAAGGCGGCCCACGGCAGATCCACAAGATCCGTGGAGAGTGCGCTGGCGGGCACTGCCCGCAGATCCAAGGCCATCCGCTCGAAAGGATGCGTGCCGGCGGCAATTTCTGCCAAGCCTGCGATCTTGAGCAGGTTGGTCATAGTGTCGCCCGAGATCGCGGCCTTGCTCTCAAGCGGCAACATTGAGCGCGCCCTCGACTTGTTCGGCAGCGGACGATCTCAAGGCCCAACCTTCGAGAACGTCGCGTTCTCGTGCATCGGCTACCTCATAGCGTTGCAGCAATAGGTCGAAAAGACCCATCTGGCGTCGGCAGAAATCGCTCGTAGGGCGATGTCCGACCATATCGCCTTGCCGGGCGAAGTGGTCT from Xanthomonas sp. DAR 34887 carries:
- the hxsC gene encoding His-Xaa-Ser system radical SAM maturase HxsC; its protein translation is MTNLLKIAGLAEIAAGTHPFERMALDLRAVPASALSTDLVDLPWAAFLSGEHQSLVPGRPSISVSGDPGIVRAGDVIELDRIKQKIAIRYRRGDKGNVLFATERCNSLCLMCSQPPRQIQDDWRVEQLCELVELIDRSEPSLAISGGEPTLLGDGLRRVVAKCAESLPDTQLHVLSNGRLLSEQALASMFKGLTPRLSWGIPLYGDHYALHDYVVQSEGAFAQTIRGLYALDAAQQRIEIRVVLVRPAFERLQEITRFILRNLPFAEHVALMGIEPIGFAKAHYASLWADPADYAEQLTASTSAFRRAGMAVSLYNLPLCAIPQALWPYAKQSISSWKNDYLDDCSGCAAKTQCGGFFSWVTPQWTSRAIGAIKKETACPTH
- the hxsA gene encoding His-Xaa-Ser repeat protein HxsA, translated to MSNALILASSTLGAFSTEPPQTPAGLHDLAEMDGKYAAVLRSPLNEGRYNLYAGHRSHSSHSSHSSHSSGSGSSYRSYSPSPTYTAPSTYGTPTTQSLQSTGTPTAPAGNAAEPYHPSSTSARPLSSTQTQVPRRNENELKLLIMRVQAALFARSYDPGAIDGVMNPQTQTAIRAFQRDHGLSATGTMTTETLTALSVRI